From Sphingomonas hengshuiensis, one genomic window encodes:
- a CDS encoding SDR family NAD(P)-dependent oxidoreductase: MTHILVTGSSRGIGAAIAQRLGAEHGVRLVGHGTASGIAADFSDSAAPQDLWARALEALDGRVDVLINNAGIFDAAPIEMEHDDWVAAWERTMRINLTAAAELSRLAIRHWQGEGRGGRIVNIASRAAYRGDSPAHWHYAASKAGMVAMTKSIARGYAAQGILAFAICPGFTMTGMAEEYLASRGGDKLLADIPLGRVAEPDEIATLARFCALEAPASMTGAVLDANGASYVR, from the coding sequence ATGACACATATTCTCGTTACCGGCAGCAGCCGGGGCATCGGCGCGGCCATCGCGCAAAGGCTGGGGGCCGAGCATGGCGTCCGGCTGGTCGGGCATGGCACTGCCAGCGGCATCGCCGCCGATTTCAGCGATTCCGCAGCGCCGCAGGATCTGTGGGCGCGCGCGCTGGAGGCGCTCGACGGGCGCGTGGACGTGCTGATCAACAATGCCGGCATTTTCGACGCCGCGCCGATCGAGATGGAGCATGACGATTGGGTCGCGGCATGGGAGCGGACGATGCGCATCAACCTGACCGCCGCCGCCGAGCTGAGCCGGCTGGCGATCCGCCACTGGCAGGGCGAGGGACGCGGGGGCCGCATCGTCAACATTGCCAGCCGCGCAGCCTATCGCGGCGACAGCCCGGCGCATTGGCATTATGCCGCGTCAAAGGCGGGAATGGTGGCGATGACCAAGAGCATCGCGCGCGGCTATGCGGCGCAGGGCATATTGGCCTTCGCGATCTGCCCCGGCTTCACGATGACGGGCATGGCCGAGGAGTATCTGGCGAGTCGGGGCGGCGACAAGCTGCTCGCCGACATCCCGCTGGGCCGCGTCGCCGAGCCGGACGAGATTGCGACGCTCGCGCGGTTCTGCGCGCTGGAGGCGCCTGCTTCGATGACCGGCGCGGTTCTCGATGCCAATGGCGCGAGCTATGTCCGCTGA
- a CDS encoding 50S ribosomal protein L11 methyltransferase, with protein sequence MASWKLTLPCTRAEAEAIDFETPALAEINPPPVLMTSERVEDDPDSWQLEAYFEGKPNSAALAAVAALVPSAAGTRLVAKRIAEQDWVTLSQAGIEPVHAGRFYVHTETNKGVVPAGAKPFRIDAGIAFGTGTHETTSGCLIALGEHRARGANVRNLLDLGTGTGLLAFAAMHLWPRAYATASDIDPRSIEVTAENAAINGVALGEGAGQLALAAAAGLEHPLLIGRAPYDLIIANILAGPLVELAPTVAMALAEGGTLLVAGLLEGQADIVAQAYRRQGLRLAGRIDRGHWPTLRLVKRRRHGADRVTRRSRGRGEAPGFGSW encoded by the coding sequence ATGGCTAGCTGGAAACTCACCCTCCCCTGCACCCGCGCAGAGGCCGAGGCGATCGATTTCGAGACTCCGGCGCTGGCGGAGATCAATCCTCCGCCCGTGCTGATGACCAGCGAGCGCGTCGAGGACGATCCCGATAGCTGGCAGCTGGAGGCCTATTTCGAGGGCAAGCCCAACAGCGCGGCGCTGGCCGCGGTCGCCGCGCTGGTGCCGAGTGCGGCGGGGACGCGGCTCGTGGCGAAGCGGATCGCCGAGCAGGATTGGGTGACGCTGAGCCAGGCGGGGATCGAGCCGGTCCATGCCGGGCGCTTCTATGTCCATACCGAGACCAACAAGGGCGTCGTGCCCGCCGGCGCCAAGCCGTTCCGCATCGATGCGGGGATCGCATTCGGCACTGGCACGCATGAGACGACGTCGGGATGCCTGATCGCATTGGGCGAGCATCGCGCGCGCGGCGCGAACGTGCGCAACCTGCTCGATCTGGGGACCGGCACCGGGCTGCTCGCCTTTGCCGCGATGCATTTGTGGCCGCGCGCCTATGCGACCGCGTCGGACATCGATCCGCGATCGATCGAGGTGACTGCGGAGAATGCCGCGATCAACGGCGTCGCGCTGGGCGAGGGGGCGGGACAGCTTGCGCTGGCGGCGGCGGCGGGGCTCGAGCATCCGCTGCTGATCGGGCGCGCGCCCTATGACCTGATCATCGCCAATATCCTCGCCGGGCCGCTGGTCGAGCTGGCGCCCACGGTGGCGATGGCGCTGGCCGAGGGCGGGACGTTGCTCGTCGCCGGGTTGCTGGAGGGACAGGCGGATATCGTCGCGCAGGCCTATCGCCGGCAGGGGCTGCGGCTCGCCGGGCGGATCGATCGCGGGCATTGGCCGACGCTGCGGCTGGTCAAAAGGCGGCGGCATGGAGCGGATCGCGTCACGCGGCGGAGCCGTGGGCGCGGCGAGGCGCCGGGGTTCGGAAGCTGGTGA
- a CDS encoding alpha/beta fold hydrolase: protein MKLPVPASADVPPPGLAMLAEWPRAAWGLARLAGAWRGLQDVPRGDGRPVMVLPGLFNSDRSNVVMRRYLDGLGYRSQGWGLGRNLGARTIGGDGARLMDRIAEVHADAGEPVTLIGVSLGGIMARIAAHRHPDKVRQVITVSSPFAGSPTATNVWRPFEWLSGERITDAAVAERLAEAVAPLPVPSAAIWSRSDGLVNGLICREGEGAACRAVEVRSSHLFVQMKPEVLRAIAQLLADQRGSDARAPS from the coding sequence GTGAAGCTGCCGGTCCCGGCCAGCGCGGATGTGCCGCCGCCGGGGTTGGCGATGCTGGCCGAATGGCCGCGTGCGGCCTGGGGGCTGGCGCGGCTGGCGGGCGCGTGGCGCGGGTTGCAGGATGTTCCGCGCGGCGACGGGCGCCCGGTGATGGTGCTGCCGGGGCTGTTCAACAGCGACCGGTCGAATGTGGTGATGCGGCGCTATCTCGACGGGCTCGGCTATCGCAGCCAGGGCTGGGGGCTCGGGCGCAATCTGGGCGCGCGGACGATCGGCGGCGACGGCGCGCGGCTGATGGACCGGATCGCCGAGGTCCATGCCGACGCGGGCGAGCCCGTGACGCTGATCGGCGTGTCGCTGGGCGGGATCATGGCGCGGATCGCGGCGCATCGGCATCCCGACAAGGTGCGGCAGGTGATCACGGTCAGTTCGCCCTTTGCGGGATCGCCGACCGCGACGAATGTGTGGCGCCCGTTCGAGTGGCTGAGCGGCGAGCGGATCACCGATGCGGCGGTGGCGGAGCGGCTGGCCGAGGCGGTGGCGCCGCTGCCGGTGCCGTCGGCGGCGATCTGGAGCCGCAGCGACGGGCTGGTCAACGGGCTGATCTGCCGCGAGGGCGAAGGGGCTGCGTGCCGCGCCGTCGAGGTCCGCAGCAGCCATTTGTTCGTGCAGATGAAGCCCGAAGTGCTGCGCGCGATCGCGCAGCTATTGGCGGATCAGCGCGGGTCCGACGCGCGAGCGCCGTCATAG
- a CDS encoding glycerophosphodiester phosphodiesterase, whose product MTRLFLIAILLLAPGMAAGQDRAMPHPVLIIAHRGASGERPEHTMLSYQRAIDQGADYIEPDLVPTKDGVLVARHENNIADTTDVATHPEFAARKATKTIDGETMTGWFTEDFTLAELKTLRAKERLPQLRPGNAAFDGQADIPTFDEIIALAKRASAANGRMIGIYPETKHPSYFASIGLPTDARLVAALKAAGWDRADAPVFIQSFEVDNLKRLKAMTSVRLIQLMAATGAPADHAASSYAAMATPAGLRAVAAYAYGIGPDKAMILPAIPGAKPTALIADAHAAGLKVHPWTFRAENIFLSPDYRVPGTPATHGRIEDEIRAFIGYGVDGFFTDYPYKGASARASALAAAAERGKD is encoded by the coding sequence ATGACGAGATTGTTCCTGATTGCCATATTGTTGCTGGCGCCCGGCATGGCCGCGGGGCAGGATCGCGCCATGCCCCACCCGGTCCTGATCATCGCGCATCGCGGCGCCAGCGGCGAGCGGCCCGAACACACGATGCTGTCCTACCAACGCGCGATCGACCAGGGCGCCGACTATATCGAACCCGATCTGGTCCCGACCAAGGACGGCGTCCTCGTCGCCCGCCACGAAAACAACATCGCGGACACGACCGACGTCGCCACCCACCCCGAATTCGCGGCGCGCAAGGCGACCAAGACGATCGACGGCGAGACGATGACCGGCTGGTTCACCGAGGATTTCACGCTCGCCGAGCTCAAGACGCTGCGCGCGAAGGAGCGCCTGCCCCAGCTTCGCCCCGGCAATGCCGCGTTCGACGGCCAGGCCGACATCCCGACCTTCGACGAGATCATCGCGCTCGCCAAGCGCGCCTCGGCGGCGAACGGGCGGATGATCGGCATCTATCCCGAAACCAAGCATCCGAGCTATTTCGCGTCGATCGGGCTGCCCACCGACGCGCGGCTGGTCGCTGCGCTCAAGGCGGCGGGATGGGACCGTGCCGATGCGCCGGTGTTCATCCAGTCGTTCGAAGTCGATAATCTCAAGCGGCTCAAGGCGATGACCAGCGTCCGGCTGATCCAGCTGATGGCCGCGACCGGCGCCCCCGCCGATCATGCCGCGTCCAGCTATGCCGCGATGGCGACTCCCGCCGGACTGCGCGCGGTCGCCGCTTATGCCTATGGCATCGGCCCCGACAAGGCGATGATCCTGCCCGCCATTCCGGGTGCGAAGCCGACGGCGCTGATCGCCGATGCGCATGCCGCGGGGCTCAAGGTCCATCCCTGGACCTTCCGCGCCGAGAATATCTTCCTCTCCCCCGACTATCGCGTCCCCGGCACGCCCGCCACGCATGGCCGGATCGAGGACGAGATTCGCGCCTTCATCGGCTATGGCGTCGATGGTTTCTTCACCGATTACCCGTATAAAGGCGCCTCAGCGCGCGCATCGGCATTGGCCGCGGCTGCGGAGCGAGGGAAAGACTGA